A section of the Dehalobacter sp. DCM genome encodes:
- a CDS encoding pyridoxal phosphate-dependent aminotransferase, whose product MKLSQRILGMKPSATLAVDAKAKELRSQGKNVISFGSGEPDFTSPEAAFRYAKEAMETGKTHYTPTPGIPELRREICSYYQKEFGLEFLPEQVVVGSGAKPCIYEALAAIVDPEDEVILPAPAWVSYIEQIHLLGGKTVIVDTESNNFIPNIEDIEAAVTDKTVALLLNSPSNPTGMVYNENTIRGLGEIALKHNLWLIWDEIYEQLVYGDNKHCNPLQLMPELAARTIIINGVSKAYAMTGWRIGYSIAPKPLALKINDFQSHLTSNASSIAQWAAVGAMRESMDDVKNMKAAFESRRRLICDLLRAMPHIAFREPEGAFYVFVNIKKCIGMTYEGQLITDDMDFCSKLLEGQLVAVVPGSAFLAPGYLRISYASSPETITEGMQRLHAFLNKLQ is encoded by the coding sequence ATGAAGCTGTCCCAGCGCATTCTGGGTATGAAGCCGTCTGCGACCCTGGCTGTCGACGCGAAGGCCAAGGAATTGAGGAGTCAGGGGAAAAATGTTATTTCCTTTGGGTCCGGAGAACCTGACTTTACATCACCGGAGGCCGCCTTCCGATACGCCAAAGAAGCTATGGAAACGGGTAAAACGCACTATACGCCGACACCGGGTATCCCGGAGCTTCGCAGAGAGATTTGTTCGTATTATCAGAAGGAATTTGGTTTGGAATTTCTGCCCGAGCAAGTTGTGGTCGGTTCCGGTGCCAAGCCGTGTATTTATGAAGCCTTAGCTGCTATTGTTGATCCGGAAGACGAGGTTATCCTGCCTGCGCCGGCTTGGGTCAGCTATATTGAACAGATCCATTTACTTGGCGGCAAAACCGTCATTGTGGATACAGAAAGCAATAATTTCATACCAAATATCGAAGACATTGAAGCCGCAGTGACAGATAAAACAGTGGCGTTGCTGCTGAACTCGCCATCCAATCCCACCGGCATGGTCTATAACGAAAATACAATTCGTGGCTTAGGAGAGATAGCGCTTAAGCATAATCTCTGGTTAATATGGGATGAGATATATGAGCAGCTGGTATATGGAGACAACAAGCACTGCAATCCCCTTCAGCTGATGCCGGAACTTGCAGCCAGGACAATCATCATCAATGGCGTCAGCAAAGCCTATGCGATGACCGGATGGCGCATTGGGTATTCTATTGCGCCCAAACCACTGGCCTTAAAAATCAATGACTTTCAAAGTCATTTGACCTCCAATGCCAGCTCGATTGCGCAATGGGCTGCGGTTGGGGCGATGAGAGAAAGCATGGACGATGTAAAAAATATGAAGGCGGCTTTTGAGAGCAGGAGACGATTGATCTGCGATTTATTACGGGCAATGCCGCACATTGCTTTTCGTGAACCGGAAGGTGCTTTCTATGTCTTTGTTAATATTAAAAAATGTATCGGTATGACCTATGAAGGGCAATTAATCACGGATGATATGGACTTCTGCAGCAAGCTGCTTGAAGGGCAACTGGTTGCAGTGGTTCCCGGCAGTGCCTTTCTGGCACCGGGATACTTACGGATTTCTTACGCCAGTTCCCCCGAGACAATCACCGAGGGGATGCAGAGGCTGCATGCATTTTTAAATAAGCTTCAATAG
- a CDS encoding HyaD/HybD family hydrogenase maturation endopeptidase, with protein MNSPKIMIMGVGNVLLSDEGLGVRILDAFDKDALPDNVELIEGGTAGLELVHLIKDVDFLILVDAVNAKSEPGSVFRFRPEDIRILPDAFEVSFHQVGIIEVLNVADLLGNAPQTLIYGVQPKSLDWGMEVSEEIKAVFPQLIQQIIKEIDHINATNSFMDMPPAKD; from the coding sequence ATGAACTCACCAAAAATTATGATCATGGGTGTCGGCAATGTATTATTGAGCGATGAAGGTTTAGGTGTTCGCATTCTCGATGCGTTTGATAAGGACGCTCTGCCCGATAATGTTGAGCTCATCGAAGGCGGAACTGCCGGATTGGAACTTGTTCATCTGATCAAGGACGTTGATTTTCTGATCTTAGTCGATGCCGTGAACGCCAAGTCGGAACCGGGGAGCGTTTTCCGATTTCGACCGGAGGATATCCGCATACTGCCGGATGCCTTTGAAGTATCGTTTCACCAGGTGGGTATCATCGAGGTCCTGAATGTTGCCGATCTTCTCGGCAATGCACCGCAAACGTTGATCTACGGTGTTCAGCCAAAAAGTCTGGATTGGGGAATGGAAGTATCTGAAGAAATCAAAGCCGTATTTCCGCAACTAATCCAACAGATTATTAAGGAAATTGACCATATAAACGCCACAAACAGCTTTATGGATATGCCGCCGGCGAAAGACTGA
- the cybH gene encoding Ni/Fe-hydrogenase, b-type cytochrome subunit: protein MATVSDHPLFQRISHWINLICFIVFIPTGFIIHSPFQGADMALVRGLHFFFMYVFLANGIVRVYYAVFGKHKDYKDILLNKQDLKTFIPQLKYYLFISKKHPKTGKYNPLQKCAYLALPVLGVLQAITGFILYLPMKFAGAAMLLGGMGAVRGIHYIITWLFILIIIAHLYLVFTEAAEQFMVMFFGKTSKKSKQHPAAEAEQSSANS from the coding sequence ATGGCTACAGTATCTGATCACCCGCTTTTTCAGCGGATTTCTCACTGGATTAATCTCATCTGCTTTATTGTCTTTATCCCGACAGGCTTTATCATTCACTCCCCTTTTCAGGGAGCGGATATGGCCTTAGTCCGGGGACTCCACTTTTTCTTTATGTATGTTTTCCTGGCTAACGGGATTGTACGTGTCTATTACGCCGTTTTTGGGAAACATAAGGATTATAAAGATATCCTCCTGAATAAACAGGATCTGAAAACCTTTATTCCCCAGCTGAAATACTATCTGTTCATCAGTAAAAAGCATCCTAAGACAGGCAAATATAATCCGCTTCAGAAATGCGCCTATCTTGCCTTACCCGTTTTAGGGGTACTACAGGCGATTACCGGATTCATTCTCTATCTGCCGATGAAGTTCGCGGGAGCTGCCATGCTGCTCGGCGGCATGGGTGCCGTCAGAGGAATCCACTATATCATTACTTGGCTGTTTATTCTGATCATTATCGCTCACCTTTATCTGGTATTTACTGAAGCTGCTGAACAGTTTATGGTGATGTTTTTCGGGAAGACCAGTAAAAAGAGCAAACAGCACCCGGCAGCAGAAGCGGAACAATCGTCTGCAAACAGCTGA